AAGGCAGATATTGAAGCGGCTGCGGAAGCATTAAAACCAGCAGTTAATGCCAGAATACACACATTTATTTCGACTTCTGATATTCATTTAGAGTATCAATTACGAAAGTCACGGGCAGAAGTGCTAGCGATCGCCGAAGAAATGGTAGCCTATGCCAAGTCCTTCATGACAGATATCGAATTTTCACCGATGGATGCGGCTCGTACCGATCCAGAATTTCTGTATCAAGTTTTAGAGCGAACGATCGCAGCTGGTGCAACAACAGTTAACATTCCCGATACTGTCGGTTACACAACTCCTAGCGAATTTGGAGCAATGATTAAGGGCATTATTGAAAATGTCCCCAACATCGACCAAGCGATTATTTCCGTTCACGGTCATAATGATTTAGGCTTGGCAGTTGCTAACTTCTTAGAAGCCGTAAAAAATGGTGCGCGGCAACTAGAATGTACGATCAATGGCATTGGCGAACGTGCCGGCAATGCATCACTAGAAGAATTGGTAATGGCGTTGCACGTGCGGCGGCAATATTTTAACCCTTATCTCGGCAGACCAGAAGATTCTCAAGAATCGCTGACAAATATCGACACCCGACAAATTTATAAAACCTCACGCTTAGTTTCTAATTTGACGGGAATGTTGGTACAACCAAATAAAGCGATCGTTGGGGCGAATGCCTTTGCCCATGAGTCGGGAATTCACCAAGATGGTGTTCTAAAAAACAAGCTAACTTATGAAATTATGGATGCCCAATTGATTGGCTTAACAGACAATCAAATTGTTTTGGGCAAACATTCAGGGAGAAATGCTTTTCGTACTCGGTTGAAAGAATTGGGCTTTGAACTGTCGGATAGTGAGTTAAATAAAGCCTTCGTTAGATTCAAAGAAGTAGCAGATAAAAAGAAAGAAATTTCTGATTGGGATTTGGAAGCGATCGTTAACGATGAAATCCAACAAGCGCCCGATTTATTCCGGGTAGAGTTGGTGCAAGTTTCCTGTGGTAGCAACGCCCGTCCTACTGCTACAGTTACTCTGCGTACTCCAGAAGGTGAAGAATTAACCGATGCTGCGATCGGTACTGGCCCAGTGGATGCAGTTTACAAAGCCATCAACCGGGTGGTGAATGTGCCTAACGAGTTGATTGAGTTTTCTGTGCAGTCAGTAACAGCTGGTATTGATGCTATTGGCGAAGTGACGATTCGTTTACGTTATGAATCTAAAGTGTTTTCTGGTCATGCAGCGAACACAGATATCATCGTGGCATCCGCACAAGCTTATGTAAATGCCTTGAATAGGTTGTATGCATCTTTGCAAACTCAACAAAAGCCAGAGGAAGTAACTGCACAGAAAGTCTGAGATTGTATCTGTGAAACTGCTAGTTTTTAGCTGATGCTAACAAACTCCTCTCCAACTTTGGTGAGGAGTTATTTGTGAGTTACAAAAATTGTTGGAAATTATGCTGACAGAAAAACATACAACTATCAGAGAAGGCACAATCAAAGAAGACTCACTGATTGCAAAACACTCTTACCAAATGTGGTTAGATATTGGTGTTGATGAGAGTAATATTATTATGGAATGGGAGAATATTACCCTGCAATTTATAGAAGAAGCGCGTCGAAATTTATTTTATAAGGCTTTTATTGCAGAGATTGATAATACAGTTGTGGGTTCTGTAAGTTGTCAACTATTTGCAGGTTTATACCCCAATGTTTTCAAAGATGAATACCGCAAATTTGGATATATTTGGGGCGTTTATGTTGAAGAGTCTTACCGCAGACAAGGCATTGCTAAATCTCTGACTAATAGAGCAATTGAATATTTAAAAGCGATCGGTTGCACGCGAGTGGTTCTTAATGCCTCGCCATTGGGTAAACCAGTTTACTCCAGCCTCGGTTTTGCTGAAGGGAATATAATGCAATTAGATTTGATTTAAGTACACCAATTTTTTTGCAGACTAAAAAGTTTCTAAATTCAATAGGATAAGTTTCTAGCTCAAGAAGCTTTGTGCAATATTGATTTAATTATTAATATTGTTTACTTTTTTAGATTTTTATATTTACTTATATGCATAAAACTTTATTCTAAGAAACGACGTTTATAACTAGTTAGCTTGTATGAGTAGTGAGAAAACAACAGAATTGCCACTCTGGTTACAAGA
This portion of the Nostoc sp. GT001 genome encodes:
- a CDS encoding 2-isopropylmalate synthase: MTNKTDRIIIFDTTLRDGEQCPGATLNIDEKLVIAKQLARLGVDVIEAGFAFASPGDFEAVKKIAQIVGTENGPVICSLARAIKADIEAAAEALKPAVNARIHTFISTSDIHLEYQLRKSRAEVLAIAEEMVAYAKSFMTDIEFSPMDAARTDPEFLYQVLERTIAAGATTVNIPDTVGYTTPSEFGAMIKGIIENVPNIDQAIISVHGHNDLGLAVANFLEAVKNGARQLECTINGIGERAGNASLEELVMALHVRRQYFNPYLGRPEDSQESLTNIDTRQIYKTSRLVSNLTGMLVQPNKAIVGANAFAHESGIHQDGVLKNKLTYEIMDAQLIGLTDNQIVLGKHSGRNAFRTRLKELGFELSDSELNKAFVRFKEVADKKKEISDWDLEAIVNDEIQQAPDLFRVELVQVSCGSNARPTATVTLRTPEGEELTDAAIGTGPVDAVYKAINRVVNVPNELIEFSVQSVTAGIDAIGEVTIRLRYESKVFSGHAANTDIIVASAQAYVNALNRLYASLQTQQKPEEVTAQKV
- a CDS encoding GNAT family N-acetyltransferase, with amino-acid sequence MLTEKHTTIREGTIKEDSLIAKHSYQMWLDIGVDESNIIMEWENITLQFIEEARRNLFYKAFIAEIDNTVVGSVSCQLFAGLYPNVFKDEYRKFGYIWGVYVEESYRRQGIAKSLTNRAIEYLKAIGCTRVVLNASPLGKPVYSSLGFAEGNIMQLDLI